The genomic region CGGACTCCGCCGCGAACTCGCCGCGTCCGGCTTCGCCGGCGCGCTCGTTCGGGAGGGTGATGCGTACCGCCTCTCGCTGCCGCCCGGCAGTCGGGTGGACCTCATCGATGTCCTCGAGGCGGTCTCCGCCGGGCGTGCGGCGCGGTCTCGCGGCCGCATCGCGGAGGCCGCGGAACAGTTCCGCATCGCCCTCGGACTCGGGGCAAGCGAGCTTCTCCCCGAAGACGGGCCCGCCGATTGGGTGGTCGGTCGTCGGGAGGAGGTCCGCACGGCCGTCGCCGACGCCGCCCGGACGCTGGCGGAGCTCCTGCTCGACGGCGAACCCGTGGCGGCGGCGGAAGCCTGCTCGTCGGGTCTGCGGGTGGATCCGTACAACGACGGCCTCTGGCGCCTCCTCGCGACGGCTCGCGAGCGGGCCGGGGACCCGGCGGCGGCCGCGACGGTGCGCCAGGCCTACGGACGCATGCTCGCCAGGCTCGGCGTCGCCGGGGACCCGGAGATCGCGGCGGCCGTCGGCTGACGACCGGCGTTGCCAGAAAGCCCGGTTCGCTGCGGCCGAGACTGGTACGATCCGTCGGCCCATTTGCCACGCATCCGGGGGAACCTCGTGAACCTTCCTGCTCGTGCGCTCGTACTCGCCGTGAGTCTGCTGGCCGCCGCCTGCGGCGGCGGTGCCGCCGCCTCGCCGCAGGCCGGCAGCCCGTCGTCGGCGGCCTCCACGGCAGCGGCGTCCACGGCAGCTGCCTCCGCCAGCCCCTCGACCGCCTCGCCCAAGCCGTCGGCGGCCAGCGCCGGGGATGGGGCGGCCCTGTGCGCCTTCCTCACCTCGGAGGTCCCGGCCCTCCAGCAAGCCGGGTCGACCGGCGGGGCGATCGCCGAGCTGGCCATCGATTATGCGAACTGGATCGCGGCGGATTCGTCCCGTGTCCTGCCCAACTCGGCCGCGATGGATTCCCTCACCGAGGCCTCCTGCCCCGAGATCCGGACGAAGGTCCTCAAGACCATCGGCGGCGACAGTTTCGCGAACTCCTTCTGAAGGCCCGACCCGATCGGTTGGCGGCCCGGGCCTAGGCGCCGAGCGCGGCCCACGTGCGCCGGCCCGCGATCCCGTCCGCGGCGAGGCCGTTGGCCTCCTGGAAGGCAACGACGGCCCGCTGGGTCTTCGGCCCGAAGATGCCGTCCGCGGCGCCGCATGGGAAGCCGGCGCCGATCAGGCGCTGCTGGAGGTCGCCGACCATCCTCCCCTGGCTGCCCCTCGCAAGCGTCGGCCGGGCTGGCCCGGCTTGGCCCTGGGTCGCCCGTGGCACATCCTCATCCCTGCCGCTCGAGAGCCCGGCCGGTGAGGCCTTGGTGGCCGATCCCTGCGCCGATGCCTGGTCCTCTCCCCTGGTGTTGTACGAGCCCGACGCTCCGTAGCCACCGACGGCGACCGCGCCCGTGACCTCCCCGGTCCCTGCATCGTACGAGCCAGAGCCTGAACCGCTCGGCGTCGTCACCTCCCCAGAGCCCGAGCCGGTCTCGGTGTTGTACGAGCCCGATGCGCTGTCCCTGGCGCTGGCCACGCTCCCGCTGACCTCGCCGGTATCGGCGGCGTAGGAACCGGCCGCCGAGTAATGGCCGCCGCCGGCTGCTCCAGTCGCCGAGCCGGTCT from Chloroflexota bacterium harbors:
- a CDS encoding peptidoglycan-binding protein, yielding MAAPDSRSGDAGLRARPPIALADTGSRTRALDALQGSHGNQAVQRLIDVQRDEDEWSLDTPLGSVDVSYDPSTGSIRGSVDTGAGGASATYNTETGSATGAAGGGHYSAAGSYAADTGEVSGSVASARDSASGSYNTETGSGSGEVTTPSGSGSGSYDAGTGEVTGAVAVGGYGASGSYNTRGEDQASAQGSATKASPAGLSSGRDEDVPRATQGQAGPARPTLARGSQGRMVGDLQQRLIGAGFPCGAADGIFGPKTQRAVVAFQEANGLAADGIAGRRTWAALGA